The Leucobacter sp. UCMA 4100 genome window below encodes:
- the rpsD gene encoding 30S ribosomal protein S4, which yields MSTTSRTRSQTRLSRSLGIPLTPKAAKYLERRPYGPGQHGRTKRKSDSDYAVRLREKQRLRAQYGIREKQLVIAFNEARRQDGLTGENLVELLEMRLDALVLRAGFARTTAQARQFVTHRHILVDGKIVDRPSFRVKPGQLIHVKERSEGTEPFQVAAAGGHTDVLPAVPGYLEVDLDKLQARLVSRPKRAEVPVTCEVQLVVEFYSGR from the coding sequence GTGTCAACCACTTCACGTACGCGTTCACAGACGCGTCTTTCACGCTCGCTGGGTATCCCCCTTACTCCTAAGGCGGCAAAGTACCTCGAGCGTCGCCCCTACGGTCCCGGCCAGCACGGCCGCACCAAGCGTAAGAGCGACAGTGACTACGCCGTTCGTCTGCGCGAGAAGCAGCGTCTTCGCGCACAGTACGGCATTCGTGAGAAGCAGCTCGTTATTGCCTTCAACGAAGCACGTCGCCAGGACGGCCTGACGGGTGAGAACCTCGTTGAGCTCCTCGAGATGCGCCTTGACGCACTCGTGCTTCGCGCAGGCTTCGCACGCACGACGGCACAGGCTCGTCAGTTCGTGACTCACCGCCACATTCTCGTTGACGGCAAGATCGTTGACCGCCCTTCATTCCGCGTGAAGCCAGGTCAGCTCATCCACGTCAAGGAGCGCTCAGAGGGCACCGAGCCTTTCCAGGTTGCTGCAGCCGGCGGTCACACCGACGTGCTTCCCGCAGTACCCGGCTACCTCGAGGTTGACCTCGACAAGCTCCAGGCACGCCTCGTGAGCCGTCCGAAGCGCGCAGAGGTTCCCGTGACCTGTGAAGTTCAGCTCGTGGTTGAGTTCTACTCAGGCCGCTAA
- the secD gene encoding protein translocase subunit SecD: protein MASSPSVRKARKSLLALAVIIIALISVIGIGVFRGGTGLAPKLALDLQGGTQVLLAPKQTDGSQVTGEQLNQAVSIIRQRVNANGVTEAEITTQGNQNIVVSIPGKADEATLKRIEASAKMDMRAVLYYGPALSSDGAQEGEDATAEGEEGAGAPEVAGTDEAAEKTDESDTKPEEGEAADEKDGAEAEDTGDLYPDPLPTDPSDSAWVTEALFNEFNDYQCTTDSHDKASAAPLDRPLITCDTTNTVKYILSPVEQDDKGNVLGGESILDASAAQATDSNGAVIGSWAVQLKLDETGSKLFGQMSTRLFGLKGQEPLDQFAFVLDGAVLIAPSMQGTILDGRPSITGDYTQEAAQALADQLKFGALPIGFEVQSQQDISATLGDSQLKWGLITGLIGFILVMIYSLFQYRVLGSVTVMSLIMAGFITYLLLIYMSWQHGYRLSLAGIAGVMVAVGFTADSFIVYFERIRDELRDGRHITAAVDAGWKRAIRTILASDGINLLAAIILFVLAVGNVQGFAFTLGLTTLVDVLVVTLFTHPLLVLLARTKFYSEGHPLSGLDPRQLGAVYRGRAQFQAPVVDESKAGRKNQKSRKEAERRQTIAERKATENQGAN, encoded by the coding sequence GTGGCATCATCACCGTCGGTGCGAAAGGCGCGTAAATCATTACTCGCCCTCGCTGTCATTATTATTGCGCTCATAAGCGTGATTGGTATCGGAGTGTTCCGTGGGGGGACAGGGTTAGCGCCAAAGCTCGCGCTTGACCTACAGGGCGGTACACAGGTACTTCTCGCTCCAAAACAAACCGACGGCTCGCAAGTCACCGGTGAGCAACTGAATCAAGCTGTGTCGATCATTCGTCAACGCGTCAACGCCAATGGCGTGACCGAGGCGGAAATCACGACGCAGGGCAACCAGAACATCGTCGTCTCGATTCCGGGTAAGGCCGACGAAGCAACGCTCAAGCGCATTGAGGCATCGGCAAAGATGGACATGCGTGCGGTGCTGTACTACGGCCCCGCACTCTCGAGCGACGGCGCCCAGGAAGGCGAAGACGCAACCGCCGAGGGCGAAGAAGGAGCAGGCGCTCCTGAGGTTGCCGGTACTGATGAAGCTGCCGAAAAGACCGATGAGTCTGACACGAAGCCAGAAGAAGGCGAAGCGGCAGATGAGAAGGATGGTGCTGAAGCAGAAGATACGGGAGATCTGTACCCCGATCCGCTGCCGACTGACCCCAGCGATAGCGCATGGGTAACCGAGGCGCTCTTCAACGAGTTCAACGATTACCAGTGCACCACTGACTCACACGACAAGGCAAGCGCAGCTCCTCTTGATCGTCCGCTGATTACCTGCGATACAACGAATACGGTCAAGTACATCTTGAGCCCGGTCGAGCAGGACGACAAGGGTAACGTGCTGGGCGGCGAGTCGATTCTCGACGCAAGCGCGGCTCAGGCAACTGACAGCAACGGCGCCGTGATTGGCAGCTGGGCTGTTCAGCTGAAGCTCGACGAGACCGGCTCAAAGCTCTTTGGCCAGATGAGCACGAGGCTCTTCGGGCTCAAGGGGCAGGAACCTCTTGACCAGTTCGCATTCGTGCTCGACGGCGCGGTGCTCATCGCACCTTCAATGCAGGGAACGATTCTTGATGGTCGACCATCGATCACCGGCGACTACACGCAGGAAGCCGCTCAGGCCCTCGCCGATCAGCTGAAGTTCGGCGCACTGCCCATCGGGTTTGAAGTGCAGAGCCAGCAGGACATCTCGGCGACGCTTGGTGACAGCCAGCTGAAGTGGGGCCTCATCACGGGGCTTATTGGCTTCATTCTCGTGATGATCTACTCGCTGTTCCAGTACCGCGTGCTCGGCAGCGTGACCGTGATGTCGCTCATCATGGCGGGCTTTATCACCTATCTGCTGTTGATCTACATGTCATGGCAGCACGGGTACCGACTCTCACTCGCGGGCATCGCTGGTGTCATGGTGGCCGTTGGCTTCACTGCCGACTCCTTTATCGTTTACTTCGAGCGAATTCGAGACGAGCTGCGAGACGGACGACACATTACGGCAGCGGTCGACGCTGGGTGGAAGCGTGCAATCCGCACGATTCTTGCCTCAGACGGTATTAACTTGCTTGCGGCAATCATTCTCTTCGTTCTTGCTGTTGGCAACGTGCAGGGCTTTGCGTTTACGCTCGGTCTCACGACCCTCGTCGACGTGCTTGTCGTGACGCTCTTTACGCACCCACTGCTCGTCTTGCTCGCACGTACGAAGTTCTACAGCGAAGGACACCCGCTCTCAGGCCTCGATCCACGCCAGCTCGGCGCTGTGTACCGCGGCCGGGCACAGTTCCAAGCCCCCGTCGTCGACGAGTCGAAGGCAGGGCGCAAAAACCAGAAGAGCCGTAAAGAAGCAGAACGTCGCCAGACGATTGCTGAACGTAAGGCTACTGAGAATCAGGGAGCAAACTAA
- the secF gene encoding protein translocase subunit SecF yields MAGGFAKLGNDLYTGDRSVNFVGRRGRWYLLSTLVIVLALLGTLLRGGFSFGIEFTGGSEFQVHTDKVSQSDIQVATDVVTDVLPGSVPRVTTLGQNTVRLQTEQLDEKQSREIGVQLAEAFDIEESAVTSSYIGATWGQDITKSALKALIVFILFAGLVMALYFRTWKMALAALVALFHDLVITAAVYGAAGFEITPAAMIGFLTILGYSLYDTVVVFDKIRENTDTSMFTSQRTFGESVNLAVNQTLVRSINTSVVALLPVGSILFIGAMMLGAGTLRDITLALFIGIFVGAYSTIFIAAPVYAQLREKEEGIVKHDDAVRKTREREATSASIA; encoded by the coding sequence ATGGCCGGTGGATTTGCAAAGCTTGGTAACGATCTCTACACAGGCGACCGCTCGGTAAACTTCGTTGGGCGCCGCGGGCGCTGGTATCTTCTTTCAACGCTCGTCATCGTTCTCGCGTTGCTGGGTACCCTCCTGCGAGGTGGTTTCAGCTTCGGTATTGAATTCACGGGCGGTAGCGAGTTCCAGGTGCACACCGACAAGGTGAGCCAGAGCGACATTCAGGTGGCGACCGACGTCGTGACCGATGTGCTGCCTGGTTCGGTGCCTCGTGTGACGACCCTCGGCCAGAACACGGTTCGGTTGCAGACTGAACAGCTCGATGAGAAACAGTCACGTGAAATCGGCGTGCAACTCGCTGAAGCCTTCGATATTGAAGAGAGCGCCGTGACCTCGTCGTACATTGGTGCGACGTGGGGGCAGGACATCACCAAGTCTGCGCTCAAGGCGCTCATCGTCTTCATCCTGTTCGCAGGGCTCGTCATGGCGCTCTACTTTAGAACGTGGAAGATGGCTCTTGCGGCTCTTGTCGCGCTCTTCCACGACCTCGTGATTACCGCTGCCGTGTATGGCGCCGCTGGGTTCGAGATCACTCCAGCCGCGATGATCGGGTTCCTGACCATTCTCGGGTACTCGCTCTATGACACCGTTGTGGTCTTCGACAAGATTCGTGAGAACACTGACACGAGTATGTTTACCTCCCAGCGCACCTTCGGTGAGTCGGTAAACCTTGCCGTGAACCAGACACTCGTTCGCTCGATCAACACCTCGGTCGTAGCGCTGCTTCCTGTCGGCTCGATCCTCTTTATCGGTGCAATGATGCTGGGTGCTGGCACCCTTCGTGACATCACCCTCGCGCTCTTCATCGGTATTTTTGTTGGCGCGTACTCGACCATCTTCATTGCAGCTCCGGTCTATGCGCAGCTGCGTGAAAAGGAAGAGGGCATTGTCAAGCATGACGATGCGGTGCGCAAAACGCGCGAACGAGAGGCAACCTCAGCCTCGATTGCGTAA
- the ruvA gene encoding Holliday junction branch migration protein RuvA, which produces MIASVRGQLLRQGANFLIIEVGGVGMRVEVPSGARAPRLGAGEVFLHTSLIVREDAMTLFGFETLEEIEVFEHMITVSGVGPKSALGVLSAMSPGDIAAAVIAEDDKAFRQAPGIGPKTSKLLIVSLAGKLDHLPQPASAVAPTAEKPSDDRAQVILGLQGLGWNEQQASAAVLQALEAGAPGDAARLMRVALLILQSGGK; this is translated from the coding sequence GTGATTGCATCAGTCAGAGGTCAGCTGCTTCGTCAAGGAGCAAACTTTCTCATCATTGAGGTGGGTGGGGTCGGCATGCGTGTCGAGGTGCCCTCGGGCGCTCGGGCCCCACGGCTCGGCGCGGGGGAGGTATTCTTGCACACCTCGCTCATCGTTCGCGAAGACGCCATGACGCTGTTTGGGTTTGAGACCCTCGAAGAGATCGAGGTTTTCGAACACATGATTACCGTGTCGGGTGTCGGCCCGAAGTCGGCGCTTGGCGTGCTCTCGGCGATGAGCCCGGGCGACATTGCCGCCGCCGTGATCGCCGAAGACGATAAGGCGTTTCGCCAGGCACCGGGCATCGGGCCCAAAACCTCGAAGCTTCTCATCGTTTCACTCGCGGGCAAGCTCGATCACCTGCCTCAGCCCGCGTCTGCCGTTGCGCCCACTGCCGAGAAGCCTTCTGACGACCGTGCTCAGGTGATTCTTGGCCTCCAGGGGCTTGGCTGGAACGAGCAGCAGGCGAGTGCCGCGGTGTTGCAGGCGCTCGAAGCAGGTGCACCTGGAGACGCGGCGAGGCTCATGCGAGTTGCTTTGCTTATTCTCCAGTCGGGAGGGAAGTAA
- a CDS encoding DUF349 domain-containing protein produces the protein MNESTNANQWGRVDETNTVTVRDGDTERVVGQYPDGTAEEAMAYFVRKFDDLEGQIHLLEQRINTGSAGLDISQSVASLSELVKEPAAVGDLQSLRDRVAKLQERAEEYAKKQREERAALKQEALAEREAIVVEAERIAAQPEDQVRWKDSGKLMEQLFTNWQNAQRQGPQINKADADALWKRFRTARTSFDAARRRFFSQMDATNKQVKHRKEQLITAAEALAPKGSDGIPQYRALLDDWKAAGRASRKVDDQLWARFKAAGDVLYNAKAEEVALENVEYEANLEAKRAILEEAEPILKVSDHEKARKLITDIQIKWDEVGRVPREALREIEGRLRTVEDHVRKLENDHWEATNPETIARSEGLKGQLEASIAELNEEIKAAEAAGNAKKAAQAAEKLATQESWLKALG, from the coding sequence GTGAACGAATCAACTAACGCGAATCAATGGGGTCGCGTCGACGAAACGAATACCGTAACTGTGCGTGACGGCGACACAGAACGGGTGGTCGGCCAGTACCCAGACGGCACGGCTGAGGAGGCGATGGCCTACTTCGTGCGCAAGTTCGATGACCTTGAAGGGCAGATTCACCTGCTTGAACAGCGCATCAACACTGGCAGCGCCGGCCTCGACATTTCACAGAGTGTCGCAAGCCTGAGCGAACTCGTCAAAGAGCCAGCCGCGGTTGGCGACCTGCAGTCACTGCGTGACCGCGTCGCCAAGCTTCAGGAGCGTGCTGAAGAGTACGCCAAGAAGCAGCGCGAAGAGCGTGCCGCCCTCAAACAGGAGGCGCTCGCAGAGCGCGAGGCAATTGTCGTCGAAGCAGAGCGCATCGCCGCTCAGCCCGAAGACCAGGTTCGTTGGAAAGACTCCGGCAAGCTCATGGAGCAGCTCTTCACGAACTGGCAGAATGCCCAACGTCAGGGCCCACAGATCAATAAGGCCGACGCCGATGCACTGTGGAAGCGTTTCCGCACCGCACGCACGAGCTTCGATGCTGCCCGCCGCCGCTTCTTCTCGCAGATGGATGCGACGAATAAGCAGGTGAAGCACCGTAAAGAGCAGCTCATTACCGCCGCTGAGGCTCTCGCCCCCAAAGGTTCAGACGGGATCCCGCAGTATCGCGCGTTGCTTGATGACTGGAAGGCAGCTGGCCGCGCAAGCCGCAAGGTTGACGATCAGCTCTGGGCCAGGTTCAAGGCCGCTGGCGATGTACTCTACAACGCGAAAGCCGAAGAAGTCGCTCTCGAAAACGTCGAGTACGAGGCAAACCTCGAAGCAAAGCGCGCCATCCTCGAAGAGGCAGAACCGATCCTCAAGGTCTCTGACCACGAAAAGGCACGCAAGCTCATCACCGACATCCAGATCAAATGGGACGAGGTTGGCCGCGTTCCCCGCGAGGCACTTCGCGAAATCGAAGGCCGTCTTCGCACGGTTGAAGATCACGTGCGCAAGCTCGAGAACGATCACTGGGAAGCAACAAACCCAGAGACGATCGCTCGCAGCGAGGGGCTGAAGGGCCAGCTCGAGGCCTCAATCGCTGAGTTGAACGAAGAGATCAAGGCTGCCGAGGCAGCAGGTAACGCAAAGAAGGCAGCTCAGGCCGCTGAAAAACTCGCCACGCAGGAGTCGTGGCTCAAGGCACTCGGCTAG
- a CDS encoding preprotein translocase subunit YajC encodes MLALIGLLVIMMVRNGRKRREQAAAMQQGLVAGAEVMLQTGIYGTFVKFDEVDENRAVIQTGDTTMIVHRNAIGQIITPVEVETVDEEESSLAPDDDPAFGESLASPEATIEETTDFPATPDVPEFPEGPESPKSDEK; translated from the coding sequence ATGCTTGCCCTCATCGGCTTGCTCGTGATCATGATGGTACGCAACGGCCGTAAGCGCCGCGAGCAGGCCGCTGCAATGCAGCAGGGGCTTGTCGCCGGGGCAGAAGTTATGCTTCAGACCGGTATCTACGGAACCTTTGTGAAATTCGATGAGGTCGATGAGAATCGCGCCGTTATTCAGACGGGTGACACCACGATGATTGTTCACCGTAACGCTATCGGGCAGATCATCACCCCGGTTGAGGTTGAGACGGTTGACGAAGAAGAGTCATCGCTCGCTCCCGACGATGACCCAGCCTTCGGCGAGTCACTCGCTTCACCCGAGGCAACCATCGAAGAGACCACTGACTTCCCGGCGACCCCTGATGTTCCCGAATTTCCAGAGGGACCTGAGTCGCCCAAGTCTGACGAAAAGTAA
- a CDS encoding replication-associated recombination protein A: MRPTSLDEVVGQQHLLRAGSPLRLLADGDSGQQGAISVILWGPPGTGKTTIAQALAHSSGRKFVELSAINAGVKDVRVVMEQALNDRDLFDIATVLFLDEIHRFTKAQQDALLPGVENGWVTLVAATTENPSFSVISPLLSRSLLLTLQPLSDDDLYLLIERAVNDDRGYGGSITVEADAARALVQFASGDARRTLTGLEATAALALQREGPSVVTAELVAEAMDRALLRYDRNGDEHYDVISAFIKSLRGSDPDAAIHYLARMIEAGEDARFIARRLIVHSAEDVGMADPQALVIATAAADAVQFIGMPEARIPLAEATIYIATAPKSNAACVAIDDALADVRKGKIGTVPKHLRDAHYKGAKALGHGKGYRYPHDDPRGVLEQEYLPEPLRGKRYYDPRGLGNEREITERLDKIRRITRGERA; this comes from the coding sequence ATGCGCCCAACCTCTCTCGACGAGGTCGTGGGTCAGCAGCATTTGCTGAGGGCTGGCTCGCCGCTTCGGCTTCTTGCCGATGGCGACAGTGGTCAGCAGGGCGCGATTTCGGTCATTCTGTGGGGGCCGCCAGGCACCGGAAAAACCACGATCGCACAGGCGCTTGCGCACTCAAGCGGCCGCAAGTTTGTTGAGCTCTCGGCCATTAACGCAGGAGTGAAAGACGTTCGAGTCGTGATGGAACAGGCACTGAACGACCGTGACCTGTTCGATATCGCTACCGTGCTTTTTCTCGATGAGATTCATCGCTTCACCAAGGCGCAGCAAGATGCGCTGCTTCCCGGCGTTGAAAACGGGTGGGTGACACTTGTCGCGGCGACAACAGAGAATCCCTCCTTCTCGGTGATTAGCCCCTTGCTTTCGAGGTCGTTGCTGTTAACGCTCCAACCACTCTCTGACGATGACCTCTACTTGCTCATTGAGCGGGCTGTGAACGACGACCGTGGCTATGGCGGCTCAATTACCGTCGAGGCAGACGCAGCTCGCGCACTCGTGCAGTTTGCGTCAGGCGATGCGAGGCGAACCCTGACGGGTCTTGAAGCGACGGCCGCGCTTGCGCTGCAGCGTGAAGGCCCCTCTGTCGTCACGGCAGAACTCGTTGCCGAAGCGATGGATCGTGCGCTCTTGCGGTACGACCGTAACGGCGATGAGCACTATGACGTGATTAGCGCTTTCATTAAGTCGCTGCGGGGCTCTGACCCCGACGCCGCTATTCACTATCTTGCCCGCATGATTGAGGCCGGGGAAGACGCCCGCTTTATCGCGCGACGGCTCATTGTTCACTCGGCAGAAGATGTGGGCATGGCCGATCCGCAGGCGCTGGTGATTGCGACAGCAGCTGCTGACGCCGTGCAGTTCATTGGCATGCCAGAAGCGCGTATTCCGCTCGCAGAGGCGACGATTTACATCGCTACTGCGCCGAAGTCGAACGCGGCTTGCGTGGCAATTGATGATGCGCTGGCCGATGTGCGAAAAGGAAAGATCGGCACGGTTCCCAAGCATCTTCGCGACGCCCACTATAAAGGGGCAAAAGCTCTGGGGCATGGCAAAGGCTATCGGTACCCGCATGACGACCCCCGCGGTGTGCTCGAGCAGGAGTATCTACCTGAGCCGCTTCGCGGCAAACGTTACTACGACCCACGGGGGTTGGGGAACGAGCGTGAGATCACTGAGCGGCTCGACAAAATACGGCGAATCACCCGTGGAGAGCGTGCGTAA
- the ruvB gene encoding Holliday junction branch migration DNA helicase RuvB codes for MSGELSAGLEHGELNFEGALRPSRLGEFIGQAKLRKQLSLLLSAAQMQQRTPEHILLAGPPGLGKTTLSMIVAHELDAQLHQTSGPAIQHAGDLAAILSGLQPGDVLFIDEIHRLSRNAEEMLYLAMEDFRIDIMVGKGAGASSIALDLSPFTLVGATTRSGMLPNPLRDRFGFTAHFEFYDHDELAQVVSRTARLLDFGLEGPSIAEIARRSRGTPRIANRLLRRVRDYALVHDNHGDLDTVREALALYDVDEAGLDRLDRDVLFVLVERFGGGPVGVESLATSLGEEAETIESVVEPFLVREGFVLRTPRGRVAAQKAWDYLGVTKPTTM; via the coding sequence GTGAGTGGCGAACTCTCTGCCGGGCTCGAGCACGGTGAACTGAATTTTGAGGGCGCGCTTCGCCCCTCGCGCCTCGGCGAATTTATTGGCCAGGCCAAGCTGCGCAAACAGCTGAGTTTGCTGCTGAGTGCAGCGCAGATGCAACAGCGCACTCCCGAGCACATCCTGCTCGCGGGGCCTCCTGGGCTCGGTAAAACGACCCTCTCGATGATTGTTGCGCATGAACTCGACGCGCAGCTTCACCAGACTTCTGGCCCCGCGATTCAACACGCGGGTGATCTCGCTGCGATCCTTTCCGGATTGCAGCCCGGCGACGTACTCTTCATCGACGAGATTCATCGGCTTTCACGCAACGCCGAAGAGATGCTCTACCTCGCGATGGAAGACTTTCGCATCGACATCATGGTCGGTAAGGGGGCCGGCGCCAGCTCAATCGCACTTGATCTTTCACCGTTCACACTCGTGGGAGCCACGACAAGGTCGGGCATGCTGCCGAACCCGCTGCGCGATCGGTTTGGCTTCACGGCGCACTTTGAGTTCTACGATCACGACGAGCTGGCGCAGGTGGTGTCCCGCACGGCGAGACTGCTCGACTTCGGCCTCGAGGGGCCCTCGATCGCTGAGATCGCGAGGCGTTCGCGGGGCACGCCGCGTATCGCGAACCGGTTGCTTCGGCGGGTGCGCGACTACGCACTCGTGCACGACAACCACGGCGACCTTGACACGGTACGCGAAGCGCTCGCGCTGTATGACGTCGACGAGGCAGGCCTTGACCGCCTTGACCGCGATGTGCTCTTCGTTCTTGTCGAGCGTTTCGGGGGCGGGCCCGTTGGCGTCGAATCGCTCGCGACGTCGCTGGGAGAGGAAGCGGAGACCATTGAATCGGTGGTTGAACCCTTCCTCGTGCGTGAAGGCTTCGTGCTTCGCACCCCTCGGGGTAGGGTCGCAGCGCAGAAAGCTTGGGATTACCTCGGCGTCACAAAGCCGACAACCATGTAA
- a CDS encoding RelA/SpoT family protein, whose amino-acid sequence MADTNINSSSLRRLMPKLFSRSTTPDAVDQLVRTVKANHPRGDLALIERAYEVAERWHRDQVRRSGEPYITHPVAVAQILAELGVAPVAIAAALLHDTVEDTDYSLETLTEDFGEEIAMLVDGVTKLDKVKYGDSAQAETVRKMIIAMSKDIRVLVIKLADRLHNARTWGFVNPDSAKRKAAETLEIYAPLAHRLGIQSMKTELEDLSFAVLKPKLYGEIQNLVNQRNPEREKLVQKVIGTIESDMREAKVKVEVTGRPKELYSIYQKMIVRGREFDDIYDLVGIRILANSIRDCYAVLGAVHARWTPIPGRFKDYIASPKFNLYQSLHTTVIGPDGRAVEIQIRTHEMHQRAEYGVAAHWKYKQGNTENGQSVSADMAWLEHITDWQAETEDPGEFLDALRFEIGAKEVYVFTPKGRVIGLPAGGTTVDFAYAVHTEVGHRTMGARVNGRLLPLETELHNGDVVEVFTSKDPDAGPSQDWLNFVKSKRAQSKIKQWFTKERREGAVEHGKEAITREMRKQKLPLQKLLNSDAVQDVGLQLHYSDVSALYAAVGEGHVSPQSVVEKIITIIAEQEGTDHSPLIEAPAIGAQQPAKRQTSNSGVIVKGTSDVLVKLAKCCTPVPGDDIMGFITKGQGISVHQTRCTNYAALAEQTERLVEVEWAPTSKSLFLVQIQVEALDRSGLLSDITRVLSEYHVNILSANLNTSSARLAISTFAFEMANTTHLDHVLGAVRRIEGVYDVYRVTG is encoded by the coding sequence ATGGCTGATACAAATATCAACAGTTCATCGCTTCGTCGGTTGATGCCGAAGCTCTTTTCTCGCTCAACCACGCCCGATGCTGTTGATCAGCTCGTACGCACCGTCAAAGCAAACCACCCTCGCGGCGACCTCGCGCTCATTGAACGAGCGTACGAGGTCGCCGAGAGGTGGCACCGTGACCAGGTGCGTAGAAGCGGCGAACCGTACATTACGCACCCCGTAGCAGTCGCCCAGATTCTCGCTGAGCTCGGCGTTGCTCCGGTAGCTATCGCCGCGGCGCTGCTGCACGACACGGTCGAAGACACCGATTACTCCCTTGAAACTCTCACCGAAGACTTCGGCGAGGAAATCGCGATGCTCGTTGACGGCGTGACAAAGCTCGACAAGGTGAAGTACGGCGACAGTGCCCAGGCCGAAACCGTGCGCAAGATGATCATCGCGATGTCGAAAGACATTCGCGTTCTCGTCATCAAGCTTGCCGACCGTCTGCACAATGCGCGTACCTGGGGCTTTGTCAACCCCGACTCTGCCAAGCGCAAAGCAGCAGAAACCCTGGAGATTTACGCGCCGCTTGCGCACCGACTCGGTATTCAGTCGATGAAGACCGAACTCGAAGATCTCTCGTTCGCCGTGCTCAAGCCAAAGCTCTATGGCGAGATTCAAAACCTCGTGAACCAGCGCAACCCCGAGCGTGAAAAGCTCGTGCAAAAGGTGATTGGCACGATCGAATCAGACATGCGCGAGGCGAAGGTCAAGGTCGAGGTGACTGGCCGTCCCAAAGAACTCTATTCGATTTACCAAAAGATGATCGTTCGAGGTCGAGAGTTTGACGACATCTACGATCTCGTGGGCATTCGAATTCTCGCAAACTCCATTCGCGACTGCTATGCGGTGCTGGGAGCGGTTCATGCACGCTGGACCCCGATTCCTGGTCGTTTCAAAGACTACATCGCCTCGCCGAAATTCAACCTTTACCAGTCACTCCACACAACGGTGATCGGCCCAGACGGCCGAGCGGTCGAGATTCAAATTCGTACGCACGAAATGCACCAGCGTGCAGAGTACGGCGTTGCGGCCCACTGGAAGTACAAGCAGGGCAACACAGAGAACGGGCAGTCTGTCTCGGCAGACATGGCTTGGCTCGAGCACATTACCGACTGGCAGGCTGAGACCGAAGACCCAGGCGAATTCCTTGATGCGCTCCGCTTTGAAATAGGCGCGAAAGAGGTCTACGTCTTTACGCCGAAGGGAAGAGTCATTGGCCTCCCTGCAGGGGGTACAACCGTCGACTTCGCCTACGCTGTGCACACCGAGGTTGGCCACCGCACCATGGGCGCGCGGGTCAACGGTCGTCTCCTGCCGCTCGAAACCGAACTGCACAATGGCGACGTGGTCGAGGTGTTCACCTCGAAAGACCCCGATGCCGGACCGAGCCAGGACTGGTTGAACTTTGTGAAGAGCAAGCGCGCTCAGAGCAAGATTAAGCAGTGGTTCACCAAGGAACGCCGTGAGGGCGCCGTTGAGCACGGTAAAGAAGCCATCACCCGAGAAATGCGGAAACAGAAATTGCCGCTGCAGAAGCTGCTCAATTCAGATGCGGTCCAAGATGTTGGGTTGCAGCTGCACTACTCAGATGTCTCAGCGCTCTACGCCGCGGTGGGCGAGGGGCACGTCTCACCGCAGTCGGTGGTCGAAAAGATCATCACCATCATCGCCGAACAAGAGGGCACCGACCACAGCCCGCTGATTGAGGCGCCAGCGATTGGCGCTCAGCAGCCCGCAAAGCGCCAGACGAGCAACTCAGGTGTCATCGTGAAGGGCACGAGCGACGTTCTGGTGAAGCTCGCGAAGTGTTGTACCCCGGTTCCTGGCGACGATATTATGGGCTTCATTACGAAGGGGCAGGGCATCTCGGTGCACCAGACCAGGTGCACGAACTATGCCGCTCTCGCCGAGCAGACCGAACGGCTCGTGGAGGTGGAATGGGCACCAACCTCGAAAAGCTTATTTCTCGTCCAAATCCAAGTAGAGGCACTCGACCGCTCGGGCCTGCTCTCTGATATCACTCGAGTGCTGTCTGAGTACCACGTCAATATTCTCTCGGCGAATCTGAACACCTCGAGCGCGCGACTCGCGATCAGCACCTTTGCCTTCGAGATGGCAAATACAACGCACCTCGATCACGTGCTGGGAGCCGTGCGGCGCATAGAGGGTGTCTACGATGTGTACAGGGTCACCGGCTAA